A stretch of Pangasianodon hypophthalmus isolate fPanHyp1 chromosome 9, fPanHyp1.pri, whole genome shotgun sequence DNA encodes these proteins:
- the LOC128318749 gene encoding NLR family CARD domain-containing protein 3-like → MTSNMSVSGKQDLKKDERMMEGKSSDSPEPSCVSMKSDASMEDPITFRDRDSSTDVRPQKRKSNISRNQLKSIFKELEHEVITLIKNELKRFRKLLSPDYPECTEREVEDEEDLQSVREGVLKITLHVLKNMNHTDLANTLHNKSVSPVYQSKLKSNLREKFKRINEGISQHGSSALLNEIYTELYITEGWSGDVNNEHEMRQIETASRRPATQETPIKCNDLFKDKSIRTVLTKGVAGIGKTVSVQKFILDWAEGKANQDIFFMFPLPFRELNLMKQENLTLMNLLRHFFPEMRKLKLIDCESYKVVLIFDGLDECRLPLNFQNNERLCDVTESASVDVLLTNLIKGNLLPSALLWITSRPGAANQIPPECVDQVTEVRGFSDPQKEEYFRKRISDQSLANKIITHTKSSRSLYIMCHIPVFCWISATVLERMLGEAESGEIPKTLTQMFTHFLIFQIKHKDQKYHQKCDSDPQQTRESILALGKLAFQQLEIGNLIFYEEDLRECGIDVREVSVYSGMCTQIFREEFGLHLGKVFSFVHLSVQEFLAALYAFLSFITRNVTEQQITDLSDLFRKSNMSDFLRSAVDKALQSENGHLDLFLRFLMGLSLESNQTLLRGLMPQTGSSSHSKQETVEYIKEKIRENPSPEKSINLFHCLNELNDHSLVREVQTYLNRGGYRCLSGTRLSPAQWSALVFVLLNSEQELDVFNLRKYDRSEECLLRLLPVVKASRKAELCGCNLTDESCRVLSSVLSSNSSSLRELNLGENKLQDSGVKLLSAGLENPHCTLEICKFWNMI, encoded by the exons atgacctccaacatgagtgtgtctggaaaacaggacttaaagaaagatgagag aatgatggagggaaagagttcagactcaccagaacccagctgtgtgtccatgaagagtgacgcgTCAATGGAAGATCCAATTaccttcagagacagagacagttctactgatgtgag accacaaaagaggaaatcaaacatcagcagaaatcagtTGAAGTCCATATtcaaa gagctggaacacgaagtcatcactctgataaagaatgagctgaagaggtttaggaagctgctgagtccagattacccagaatgcactgagagggaggtggaggatgaggaggatctgcagagtgtcagagagggagtgctgaagatcacactgcacgtcctgaagaacatgaaccacacagatctcgctaacacactgcacaaca agtctgtgTCGCCTGTGTATCAGTCAAAGTTGAAATCCAATCTGAGggagaagtttaaaagaattaatgaaggaatctcacagcatggaagctcagcacttctgaatgagatctacacagagctctacatcacagagggttggagtggagatgtcaataatgaacatgagatgagacagattgagacagcgtccaggagaccagcaacacaggagacacccatcaaatgtaatgatctctttaaagacaagtccatcagaactgtgctgactaaaggagttgctggaattggaaaaacagtctctgtgcagaagttcattctggactgggctgaaggaaaagcaaatcaggacatctttttcatgtttcctcttccctttagagagctgaatctGATGAAGCAGGAAAATCTCActctgatgaatcttcttcgtcactttttcccagaaatgagaaaactaaaATTAATAGACTGTGAGTCCTACAAAGTGGTtttgatctttgatggtctggatgagtgtcgacttcctctaaatttccagaacaatgagagattgtgtgatgtgacagagtcagcctcagtggatgtgctgctgacaaacctcatcaaggggaatctgcttccctctgctctcctctggataacctctcgaccaggagcagccaatcagatccctcctgagtgtgtagaccaggtaacagaggtacgaggcttcagtgatcctcagaaagaggagtacttcaggaagaggatcagtgatcagagcctggccaataaaatcatcacacacacgaagtcttcaagaagcctctacatcatgtgccacatcccagtcttctgctggatttcagccactgttctagagagaatgttgggtgaagcagagagtggagagatccccaagactctgactcaaatgttcacacacttcctgatctttcagatcaaacacaaggaccaaaagtaccatcagaaatgtgactctgatcctcagcagaccagagagagtatcctggcactgggaaaactggctttccaacagctggagataggaaacctgatcttctatgaggaagacctgagagagtgtggcattgatgtcagagaagtgtcagtgtactcaggaatgtgtacccaaatcttcagagaggagtttgggcttcacctggggaaggtgttcagctttgtacatctgagtgttcaggagtttctggctgctttatatgcatttctctccttcatcaccagaaatgtaacagaacaacaaatcactgatctgtctgatcttttcagaaagtcaaacatgtctgatttcctcaggagtgcagtggacaaggccttacagagtgagaatggacacctggacctctTCCTCCGCTTCCTAATGGGTCTCTccctggagtccaatcagactctcttacgaggcttaatgccacagacaggaagcagctctcacagcaaacaggaaactgTCGAATACATCAAagagaagatcagggagaatccatctccagagaaatccatcaatctgttccattgtctgaatgaactgaatgatcattctctagtgcggGAAGTACAAACTTACCTGAACAGAGGAGGTTACAGGTGTCTGAGTGGAaccagactctctcctgctcagtggtcagctctggtatttgtgttactgaactcagaacaggagctggatgtgtttaatttgaggaaatatgaccgatcagaggaatgtcttctgaggctgctgccagtggtcaaagcctccagaaaagctga gctgtgtgggTGTAATCTGACGGatgaaagctgtagagttctgtcctcagttctcagctcaaactcctccagtctgagagaactgaacctggGTGAGAATAAACtacaggattcaggagtgaagctgctctctgctggactggagaatccacactgtacactggagat cTGTAAATTTTggaatatgatttaa